A part of Pectinatus sottacetonis genomic DNA contains:
- a CDS encoding SufB/SufD family protein yields the protein MGTILHANNLPVLTWNRFNVNYKQIQLSDKPDTKTEPVISGVNKNMRLLNSPTFNSCILRDNDKKTTDYITANASFIKSIIVNKNVQIKEPLIIDLTMQQNDKLTCLFDIILEENSSAEIILSMSSEINAVGQYADLIRIKAATGSSLKLTCLQLLGQDFLAFNNITAELDKDSLVKINQIPLGAGAALASVNADLRGYNSAIKIYSNYIGHKKQEIDLNYVARHYGKKSLSEIKMTGLLLGCSKKTARGTIDFHRGCKGAAGSESENVLILSKTAKNKSVPLILCDEDDVAGNHGAAIGTLDDEPMFYLKSRGINEEEARRIFLSSAVSRLKNIVPEKLAAKLDNYNKDVLFNESI from the coding sequence ATGGGTACTATCTTACACGCAAATAATTTACCTGTTCTTACATGGAATAGATTTAACGTCAACTATAAACAAATACAACTTTCTGATAAACCTGATACAAAAACAGAACCTGTTATAAGTGGAGTTAATAAAAATATGAGGCTCCTTAATAGTCCCACGTTTAACAGCTGCATTTTACGCGATAATGACAAAAAAACCACTGATTACATTACAGCCAATGCGTCTTTTATAAAATCAATAATTGTAAACAAAAATGTTCAGATAAAAGAACCGCTAATTATTGATTTAACAATGCAGCAAAACGACAAACTTACTTGTTTATTTGACATTATCCTTGAAGAAAATAGTTCTGCTGAAATAATACTCTCTATGTCATCTGAAATTAACGCTGTCGGGCAATACGCCGATCTTATTAGAATAAAAGCTGCAACTGGTTCTTCCCTTAAACTTACATGTCTGCAGCTGCTAGGACAGGATTTTCTTGCTTTCAACAATATCACGGCAGAACTTGATAAAGATTCTCTTGTAAAAATCAATCAAATCCCGCTAGGAGCTGGAGCAGCTTTAGCTTCCGTAAATGCTGACCTACGAGGATATAACTCAGCTATAAAGATCTACTCAAATTATATTGGCCATAAAAAACAGGAAATAGATCTCAATTATGTGGCCCGCCATTATGGTAAAAAAAGTTTATCAGAAATAAAAATGACTGGTCTGTTGTTAGGCTGCAGTAAAAAAACTGCCCGCGGTACAATCGATTTTCACCGTGGCTGCAAGGGAGCGGCCGGTAGTGAAAGCGAAAATGTCCTTATTTTAAGCAAAACTGCCAAAAATAAAAGCGTTCCTTTAATTTTATGTGATGAAGATGATGTTGCCGGTAATCATGGCGCTGCCATTGGAACCCTTGATGATGAGCCAATGTTTTATCTAAAATCACGCGGCATCAATGAAGAAGAAGCCCGCCGTATTTTTCTCAGTTCTGCCGTTTCTCGTTTAAAAAATATTGTACCGGAAAAATTGGCAGCAAAACTTGATAACTATAATAAGGATGTGCTTTTTAATGAATCAATATAA
- the sufB gene encoding Fe-S cluster assembly protein SufB — protein sequence MSDILAKAPVIADINRNMYDFAKEEKDVEKLTSGLTEDIVKQISAKKKEPEWMLIHRLKSLKIYHELKIPNWGPDIDDLNINNIVTYVRPNAKMATKWDEVPADIKDTFERLGIPEAERTSLAGVGAQYDSELVYHNIQKSVAEKGVIYSGIEEALKGPYAEMIKKHFMHLVPASDHKFAALHGAVWSGGSFVYVPPYTTVDIPLQSYFRLNSPGAGQFEHTLIIVDKGARLHFIEGCSAPKYNVANLHAGCVELFVGEGAHLRYSTIENWSKNMYNLNTKRAKVEKGGVMEWVSGSFGSHVSYLYPMTILNGERAKCEFTGITFAGNGQNLDTGTKVLHNAPHTSSVINTKSLSKDGGISTFRSAVALTEKAHKSKASVSCQSLMLDDKSRSDTVPLMDVRCDDVNVGHEASIGRIDDEAVFYLMSRGLSESEAKTLIVNGFANPISKELPLEYAVEMNNLIRLEMEGSIG from the coding sequence ATGTCTGACATCTTAGCAAAAGCACCGGTAATAGCGGATATAAACCGCAATATGTACGATTTTGCCAAAGAAGAAAAAGATGTAGAAAAACTAACCAGCGGTCTTACTGAAGATATAGTCAAACAAATAAGTGCCAAAAAAAAAGAACCTGAATGGATGCTGATCCATCGTTTAAAATCCCTGAAAATCTACCATGAATTAAAAATTCCTAATTGGGGTCCTGACATTGATGATCTTAACATTAACAATATTGTAACTTATGTCCGCCCTAATGCAAAAATGGCCACTAAATGGGATGAAGTTCCCGCCGATATAAAAGACACATTTGAACGGCTAGGTATTCCTGAAGCAGAACGTACTTCCCTTGCCGGAGTTGGCGCTCAATATGATTCTGAACTTGTTTACCATAACATTCAAAAGTCTGTTGCTGAGAAGGGTGTAATATACAGTGGTATTGAAGAAGCCTTAAAGGGACCTTACGCTGAAATGATAAAAAAACATTTTATGCATCTTGTTCCAGCTTCTGACCATAAATTTGCCGCTTTGCACGGAGCTGTATGGTCAGGCGGCTCTTTTGTCTATGTTCCGCCTTATACTACTGTAGATATTCCCCTCCAATCTTATTTCCGCCTTAATTCACCGGGTGCCGGTCAATTTGAGCATACCTTGATAATCGTTGACAAAGGTGCCCGCCTGCATTTCATTGAAGGTTGTTCTGCCCCCAAATACAACGTTGCCAATTTACATGCCGGCTGTGTAGAATTATTTGTCGGTGAAGGTGCACATTTACGTTATTCAACCATCGAAAATTGGTCTAAAAATATGTACAATCTCAATACCAAACGTGCCAAAGTAGAAAAAGGTGGCGTCATGGAATGGGTTTCAGGTTCCTTTGGTTCCCATGTATCTTATTTATATCCTATGACAATATTAAATGGTGAACGGGCAAAATGCGAATTTACTGGTATAACATTTGCTGGTAACGGACAAAATCTTGATACTGGAACTAAAGTACTGCATAATGCACCACATACATCTTCCGTAATAAATACAAAGTCGCTATCAAAAGATGGCGGCATCAGTACTTTTCGAAGTGCCGTTGCCCTTACGGAAAAGGCCCACAAAAGCAAAGCCAGTGTTTCCTGCCAATCACTCATGCTCGACGACAAGTCCCGTTCAGATACTGTTCCCTTGATGGATGTCCGCTGCGATGATGTAAACGTAGGACATGAAGCTTCTATCGGTCGCATCGATGATGAGGCTGTTTTTTACCTGATGAGCCGCGGTTTAAGTGAAAGCGAAGCTAAAACTCTTATTGTTAATGGCTTTGCCAATCCTATTTCCAAGGAACTTCCGCTTGAGTATGCTGTAGAAATGAATAATCTTATACGTTTGGAAATGGAAGGGAGCATCGGATAA
- the sufC gene encoding Fe-S cluster assembly ATPase SufC: MNNKLLEVKNYSVTSNDNVPILHALNITINKGETHVLMGPNGAGKSTFGSSLLSNPAYKVDNGRIFFEDEDITELPTDKRAKKGIFLSFQSPVEIPGISLYSFLRAAVKNTPQPIKGKEFRQKLYTTLGILDLKKDYLDRDLNVGFSGGERKKVEMLQLLMLSPKLAILDETDSGLDVDAVNIMLKGIKEFQQNKDKGLLIISHNMHILNKLKIDKVHILFKGHIIAEGGSELIEEINENGFVRFEAQAGDKNV; encoded by the coding sequence ATGAACAATAAACTACTAGAAGTAAAAAACTACTCTGTCACATCTAATGACAATGTTCCTATATTGCACGCACTTAACATTACGATAAACAAGGGTGAAACACATGTATTGATGGGGCCCAATGGTGCTGGTAAATCAACATTTGGTTCATCCCTTTTGTCTAATCCGGCTTACAAGGTCGATAACGGCAGAATTTTTTTTGAAGACGAAGATATAACGGAGCTTCCTACTGACAAAAGAGCCAAAAAAGGTATTTTTTTATCTTTTCAGTCACCAGTAGAAATTCCAGGAATTTCCTTATATAGTTTTTTACGCGCTGCTGTTAAAAATACACCCCAGCCAATTAAAGGCAAAGAATTTCGGCAAAAATTATATACTACATTAGGTATTTTAGATTTGAAAAAAGATTATTTAGATCGTGATCTTAACGTTGGTTTTTCCGGCGGTGAACGAAAAAAAGTCGAAATGCTTCAACTTTTGATGCTTTCCCCTAAGCTTGCTATTTTAGATGAAACCGACTCTGGTCTCGATGTTGACGCCGTAAACATCATGCTCAAGGGAATCAAAGAATTTCAACAGAATAAAGACAAAGGATTATTGATAATCTCACACAATATGCATATTTTAAACAAATTAAAAATAGATAAGGTCCATATTCTATTCAAAGGGCACATAATTGCCGAGGGCGGCAGTGAACTTATTGAAGAAATAAACGAAAATGGATTTGTTCGTTTTGAAGCACAGGCAGGTGATAAAAATGTCTGA
- a CDS encoding L-lactate dehydrogenase, which yields MVNKGKIVIIGASNVGSAILNKVTDFQLASEIALIDINTDKAKGEALDASHATSCIYSTNINVHSGTYADCKDAGIIIITAGPSIKPGEKPDRLILAKTNTKIMGSIMSEITKYTKEAMIIAITNPLDVATYYISTHFDYPRERIVGTGTMLETFRFRRALANHYRVDPKNIHGYILGEHGNTAFTAWSTVNIAGMPLEHLDECFNFSQKISRKAIEDEIVQVAYDIINLKGWTNTGISMVACRFIKAILYDEHTILPMSAVFEGEYGLHDVALSIPRMLCGEGVVKSFEVKLTKEETKMLMDSADSVKKAIAGCK from the coding sequence ATGGTAAACAAAGGAAAAATCGTAATCATTGGAGCCAGTAATGTAGGTTCCGCAATATTGAACAAAGTCACCGACTTTCAATTAGCCTCAGAAATTGCTTTAATCGACATCAATACAGATAAAGCAAAAGGTGAAGCACTTGACGCTAGTCATGCAACATCATGTATCTACAGCACAAATATTAATGTGCATTCAGGTACATATGCCGACTGCAAAGATGCGGGTATTATAATTATTACAGCAGGTCCCAGTATAAAACCTGGCGAAAAGCCTGATCGTTTAATTTTAGCAAAGACCAACACTAAAATTATGGGCAGTATTATGTCTGAAATAACAAAATATACAAAAGAAGCTATGATAATTGCTATAACTAATCCGCTTGATGTAGCTACTTATTATATTTCAACTCATTTTGATTATCCGCGTGAAAGAATTGTCGGTACTGGGACAATGCTGGAAACGTTCCGTTTCCGCCGTGCTTTAGCTAATCATTATCGTGTTGATCCCAAAAATATTCATGGTTATATCTTAGGCGAACATGGAAATACTGCATTTACTGCCTGGAGTACTGTAAATATAGCAGGGATGCCACTTGAACACTTAGATGAGTGTTTCAATTTCTCACAAAAAATCAGCCGCAAGGCTATTGAAGATGAAATTGTACAAGTAGCATATGATATAATCAATCTTAAAGGATGGACGAATACAGGGATTTCGATGGTAGCCTGCCGTTTTATAAAAGCCATTTTATATGATGAACATACTATCTTACCTATGTCTGCCGTATTTGAAGGCGAATACGGTTTGCATGATGTTGCTCTTAGTATACCTCGTATGCTTTGTGGCGAAGGCGTTGTAAAATCCTTTGAAGTTAAATTAACCAAAGAAGAAACTAAAATGCTTATGGATTCTGCCGACAGCGTAAAAAAAGCTATTGCCGGTTGTAAATAA
- a CDS encoding energy-coupling factor transporter ATPase yields MQGIEVKNLIYSYTGADNQKKKALDKINLTISKGEFIAIIGMNGSGKSTLARQFNGLLLPDEGSCIVDGINTKDEKTIWQVRQKVGMVFQNPDNQIIAAIVEDDVAFGPENLGIMPEEIRKRVTESLKVVAMEQKRKFAPHLLSGGQKQLIAIAGVLAMRTDYLVLDEPTAMLDPLGRQAVIETVHKIHREYGITIILITHFMDEAVSAGRIIIMHEGRIAANGTPGEIFNNPEKIKKMGLDLPLASQIAGNLRRKKLPLSENIYQDRDLIEALKK; encoded by the coding sequence ATGCAAGGAATAGAAGTAAAAAACTTAATATATAGTTATACTGGGGCAGATAACCAGAAGAAAAAAGCTTTGGATAAGATAAATTTGACTATAAGTAAAGGTGAGTTTATCGCAATTATTGGTATGAATGGCTCAGGAAAATCAACTCTTGCTCGCCAGTTTAATGGGTTGCTACTTCCAGATGAGGGAAGCTGTATTGTTGATGGGATAAATACAAAAGATGAGAAAACTATTTGGCAGGTAAGGCAAAAGGTAGGAATGGTTTTTCAAAATCCAGATAATCAGATAATTGCCGCGATTGTTGAGGATGATGTTGCTTTTGGACCGGAGAATTTGGGGATAATGCCTGAGGAAATAAGAAAACGAGTCACTGAAAGTTTAAAGGTCGTGGCAATGGAACAAAAACGAAAATTTGCGCCGCATCTTTTATCAGGCGGGCAGAAACAATTAATAGCTATAGCTGGTGTACTGGCTATGCGGACAGACTATCTGGTATTGGATGAACCGACAGCGATGCTTGATCCTTTAGGGCGACAGGCTGTTATAGAAACAGTACATAAAATACATAGGGAATATGGTATAACCATAATTTTAATAACGCATTTTATGGATGAAGCTGTCAGTGCGGGCCGGATAATAATTATGCATGAAGGAAGAATTGCTGCCAATGGAACACCTGGGGAAATATTTAATAATCCTGAAAAAATAAAAAAAATGGGACTGGATTTGCCATTAGCATCTCAAATAGCAGGTAATCTGCGAAGAAAAAAACTACCATTATCAGAAAATATTTATCAAGATAGAGATTTAATAGAAGCTTTAAAAAAATGA
- a CDS encoding HAD-IIA family hydrolase, with product MISKVNKDKSNIIKTIDFFSLDMDGTIYLDETWINGAKEFLHKVESSGRKFIFLTNNSSKSSQNYVDKLHKMGLDIDVNQIITSGQATIYYLKQTYPNKKIFLLGNALLKKEFLEEGLILDEEKPDIVVTAFDTSLDYNKMCKVCDFVRAGLPYISTHPDYNCPTKTGFIPDSGAIAAFIKASAFRYPDRIIGKPNPDIIKYMLARLNTTGDKVMMVGDRLYTDVAAGVNNGLYSMLVLSGETKLEDVETSSIKPHLIFDSVKEIIPFL from the coding sequence ATGATTTCAAAAGTAAACAAAGATAAAAGTAACATAATAAAAACTATAGATTTTTTTTCTCTTGACATGGACGGCACTATTTACCTCGACGAAACATGGATAAATGGTGCAAAAGAATTTTTACACAAAGTAGAATCGTCAGGCCGGAAATTTATTTTTCTGACCAATAATTCTTCCAAAAGTTCACAAAATTATGTCGATAAACTTCATAAAATGGGACTTGATATTGATGTAAACCAAATAATAACTTCAGGGCAAGCAACTATTTATTATTTAAAACAAACTTACCCTAATAAAAAAATTTTTCTTTTAGGTAATGCTTTACTGAAAAAAGAATTTCTTGAAGAAGGCCTAATTTTAGATGAAGAAAAACCTGATATAGTTGTTACAGCCTTTGATACAAGCTTAGATTATAATAAAATGTGTAAAGTTTGTGATTTTGTACGTGCTGGGCTGCCGTATATCTCTACCCATCCAGATTATAATTGCCCTACCAAAACCGGATTTATTCCCGATTCTGGTGCAATTGCCGCATTTATCAAAGCTTCAGCTTTTCGCTATCCCGATCGTATTATAGGTAAACCTAATCCTGATATTATAAAATATATGCTAGCCCGGCTAAACACTACTGGCGATAAAGTAATGATGGTCGGTGACCGGCTTTATACCGACGTAGCTGCCGGTGTCAATAATGGTCTTTACAGTATGCTTGTGTTAAGCGGCGAAACAAAATTAGAAGATGTGGAAACCTCTTCAATAAAACCTCATCTTATTTTTGATTCTGTAAAAGAAATTATTCCGTTTCTATAA
- a CDS encoding sn-glycerol-1-phosphate dehydrogenase, translating to MKLTPKVVKKMKINEFIGKKFSCECGREHYMDMNAIVIENGAINKIIDVINKYGSKYPLIIADSNTYKVAGEMLESLLDSENIAHKEVIYQTKCSLVPDEEAMGKLILAVGDNTDLLIAVGSGVLNDLTKYISRRTGLKAVIIATAPSMDGFVSDTSALTIDNLKTSVSCELPKVVLGDVDILKQAPERMILAGLGDMIGKYSALTDWKLSEIINNEYYCATTATISAEAIQKCVDNINGVKKRSDAAIANIMDGLIRTGIAMSYVNNSRPASGCEHHLSHYWEMMFLFQGKEALLHGTKVGITSILAGKIYETFAQEKVDFTAAIRKARNFDASKWEDNIKQFYGKAAAGILKAAATDNRNCIEKRLERIETIRTNFTEITKLAKTAKTASFIENIMKCAGAPLRPQDVGVDETTVHNSMLMAKEVRQRYTILNMLSDLGLTEKYTEIIDDFIKK from the coding sequence ATGAAGTTAACACCAAAGGTAGTAAAAAAAATGAAGATTAATGAATTTATTGGAAAAAAGTTTTCCTGTGAGTGTGGTCGAGAACATTATATGGATATGAATGCAATAGTTATAGAAAATGGTGCAATAAATAAAATAATTGATGTAATAAACAAATATGGCAGTAAATATCCATTAATTATAGCTGATTCTAATACATATAAAGTTGCGGGAGAAATGCTTGAATCGTTGCTTGATAGTGAAAATATTGCACATAAGGAAGTTATCTATCAAACGAAGTGTTCTTTGGTTCCTGATGAGGAAGCCATGGGAAAATTGATTTTAGCAGTGGGAGATAATACAGATTTGCTGATAGCAGTGGGATCTGGCGTATTAAACGATCTCACTAAATATATAAGCAGGCGTACAGGATTAAAGGCTGTTATTATTGCAACTGCACCATCGATGGATGGGTTTGTATCGGATACATCAGCGCTGACCATTGATAATTTGAAAACAAGTGTGTCGTGTGAGCTGCCAAAAGTTGTTTTAGGTGATGTAGATATATTGAAACAAGCACCAGAACGAATGATACTTGCTGGATTAGGCGATATGATAGGAAAGTATTCGGCACTTACTGATTGGAAATTAAGTGAAATTATAAACAACGAATATTATTGTGCGACAACAGCAACAATTTCTGCTGAGGCAATTCAAAAATGTGTTGATAATATTAACGGGGTAAAAAAGCGTTCAGATGCAGCTATTGCCAATATAATGGATGGGCTGATACGTACAGGAATTGCTATGAGCTATGTAAATAATTCTCGGCCGGCATCTGGCTGCGAACACCATTTATCGCATTATTGGGAAATGATGTTTTTATTTCAGGGAAAAGAAGCGCTTCTTCATGGAACTAAGGTAGGGATTACAAGTATATTGGCAGGAAAGATCTATGAAACTTTTGCACAAGAAAAAGTTGATTTTACAGCAGCAATAAGGAAGGCAAGGAATTTTGATGCATCCAAATGGGAAGATAATATAAAGCAATTTTATGGTAAAGCGGCAGCGGGTATATTAAAAGCAGCAGCCACAGATAACAGAAATTGTATTGAAAAGCGACTGGAACGAATAGAAACAATAAGGACAAATTTTACTGAGATTACAAAATTAGCCAAGACAGCCAAGACAGCTTCTTTTATTGAAAATATAATGAAATGTGCTGGGGCACCGCTTCGTCCGCAAGATGTTGGCGTTGATGAAACAACCGTTCATAATAGTATGCTTATGGCTAAGGAAGTGCGTCAGCGCTATACTATTTTAAATATGCTTTCTGATTTGGGATTGACAGAAAAATATACAGAAATTATTGATGATTTTATCAAAAAATAA
- a CDS encoding transcriptional regulator GutM encodes MEKILFLAFVLYVVQCFFMYLQMKHFKSIVKDFMTKGHVGIGERKSKFSAGNVVVLVSDDNGMILEAKQMKGRTLLARFKSMGVWKGKNINFLKQTALKEKKQNKALLQAIDSIVVKKDLV; translated from the coding sequence ATGGAAAAAATATTATTTCTGGCATTTGTTTTATATGTAGTACAATGTTTTTTTATGTATCTGCAGATGAAGCACTTTAAAAGTATTGTTAAGGATTTTATGACAAAAGGACATGTAGGTATAGGTGAAAGAAAAAGCAAGTTTTCTGCTGGAAATGTAGTGGTATTAGTTAGTGACGATAACGGCATGATCCTTGAAGCAAAACAGATGAAGGGACGTACTTTATTGGCACGATTTAAGAGTATGGGAGTATGGAAGGGAAAAAATATAAATTTTTTAAAGCAAACAGCGTTAAAAGAAAAAAAGCAGAACAAAGCTTTATTGCAAGCAATAGATAGTATTGTGGTAAAAAAAGATCTTGTGTAA
- the srlE gene encoding PTS glucitol/sorbitol transporter subunit IIB: MANAVKIEKGPNGFGGPLTVKLTGKRDKVVYITGGEKPAIAEKIAQILGAELVDGFNHGVPDEEIAVAIVDCGGTLRCGIYPKKGIPTVNLTPVGKSGPLAAFINESIYVSDVKPEGISTVSADGVISDVPAPELKQTAKLENISTKKEKGNILMRFGKAAGGVIQIFFQAGRDTIDMVVKTILPFMAFVSMIVGLIMGSGLGDFIAAHLSPYAGSLPGLFIISVVCSLPFLSPILGPGAVIAQVIGVLIGTQIGAGAISPEFALPALFAIDSQVGCDFMPVGLSLMEAKPETVDIGVPAILMSRQLGGPIGVIVAYFVGIGLFS; this comes from the coding sequence ATGGCGAATGCAGTTAAAATAGAAAAAGGGCCTAATGGCTTTGGTGGGCCTCTTACAGTTAAATTGACTGGGAAGCGTGATAAAGTCGTATATATAACGGGAGGTGAAAAACCGGCGATTGCCGAAAAAATAGCTCAAATACTGGGAGCAGAATTAGTTGATGGTTTTAATCATGGGGTACCAGATGAAGAAATAGCAGTAGCAATTGTTGATTGTGGTGGTACGCTACGCTGTGGGATTTATCCTAAAAAAGGAATACCTACAGTAAATTTGACGCCTGTGGGAAAGTCAGGTCCGTTAGCGGCGTTTATTAATGAATCAATATATGTATCTGATGTAAAACCTGAGGGAATAAGTACAGTCAGTGCAGATGGAGTGATCTCAGACGTTCCTGCGCCGGAATTGAAGCAAACTGCTAAACTTGAAAATATTTCGACAAAAAAGGAAAAGGGAAATATATTAATGCGTTTTGGGAAGGCCGCTGGTGGTGTTATTCAGATTTTTTTCCAGGCAGGGCGCGATACTATTGACATGGTGGTAAAAACGATTTTACCATTTATGGCTTTTGTCAGTATGATCGTTGGTCTTATTATGGGATCAGGATTAGGTGATTTTATTGCGGCGCATTTATCTCCATATGCTGGATCATTACCGGGCCTATTTATTATATCGGTTGTTTGTTCTTTACCATTCTTGTCACCTATATTAGGTCCGGGAGCTGTTATTGCTCAGGTAATTGGAGTTTTAATAGGGACACAAATAGGTGCGGGAGCAATTTCACCTGAATTTGCGCTTCCGGCACTATTTGCCATAGATTCGCAGGTTGGCTGTGATTTTATGCCTGTGGGGTTGAGCCTTATGGAAGCAAAACCAGAAACAGTTGATATAGGTGTACCAGCGATATTGATGTCACGCCAGTTGGGCGGGCCTATAGGTGTTATTGTTGCCTATTTTGTTGGGATAGGATTATTTAGCTGA
- a CDS encoding PTS glucitol/sorbitol transporter subunit IIA has product MKYSVKITNVGSMANDLLSAGDMIIFEQCEMEALAEVCFMHTKGILNTDIVIGDKVLIGSSAYIIAAVGNEAQHTLKTLGHCTFKFTDDMKPQLPGHINLKGNGLPAPKIGDIISIE; this is encoded by the coding sequence TTGAAATATAGTGTAAAAATAACTAATGTAGGGTCAATGGCTAATGATTTGCTTTCAGCAGGAGATATGATTATATTTGAGCAGTGCGAAATGGAAGCTTTGGCTGAGGTATGTTTTATGCATACTAAAGGTATTTTAAATACTGATATAGTTATTGGCGATAAAGTATTAATAGGTAGCAGTGCTTATATAATAGCAGCAGTAGGAAATGAAGCACAACATACTTTAAAGACATTGGGACACTGTACTTTTAAATTTACCGATGATATGAAACCACAGCTGCCAGGACATATCAACCTTAAGGGGAATGGTTTACCGGCACCAAAGATTGGCGATATTATTTCTATTGAATGA
- a CDS encoding Cof-type HAD-IIB family hydrolase: MAIKIIISDLDGTLLNDNKTISINNIKAFHAASRQGIYSSIATGRMHFAASFFGRIIGTKVPVISCNGAMIRTINTNEPIFEKYIDDAVTEELLAFFIENNIFCSWYIGNNRFAPFFSWDMFPGYRTIKNFNITEVGANYKPYSKNVTQIVIRSSTKIPLELTQSLAEKYKSAIKFQQNTGYTIDITPPNINKAIGIKQLAAYLNIQKDEIMVLGDGDNDLAMLKYAGISVATGNAIKEAKSAASFTTDNCNNDGVAKAIYKILKLK; this comes from the coding sequence ATGGCAATAAAAATAATTATCAGTGACCTTGATGGCACTTTATTAAACGATAATAAAACGATTAGTATAAATAACATCAAAGCTTTCCATGCTGCTTCCCGACAGGGAATATATTCCTCAATAGCAACAGGAAGAATGCATTTTGCCGCTTCTTTTTTTGGTAGGATAATTGGTACTAAAGTTCCTGTAATATCATGCAATGGTGCAATGATCCGTACAATTAATACTAATGAACCTATATTTGAAAAATATATTGACGATGCTGTTACTGAGGAACTGTTGGCATTTTTTATAGAAAACAACATTTTTTGTAGTTGGTATATTGGTAACAACCGGTTTGCACCATTTTTTTCCTGGGATATGTTTCCCGGCTACCGCACTATAAAAAATTTTAACATAACCGAAGTAGGAGCAAATTATAAACCCTACTCTAAAAATGTCACTCAGATAGTTATCCGCAGCAGCACAAAAATTCCACTGGAGTTAACACAGTCCCTTGCTGAAAAATATAAATCAGCCATAAAATTTCAGCAAAATACCGGCTATACTATAGACATTACCCCGCCTAATATAAATAAAGCTATCGGTATAAAACAGCTCGCCGCCTATTTAAATATACAGAAAGATGAAATAATGGTTCTCGGTGATGGTGATAATGACCTTGCCATGTTAAAATATGCTGGTATTTCTGTTGCTACAGGCAATGCCATAAAAGAAGCTAAATCAGCTGCTTCCTTTACAACAGATAATTGCAACAATGATGGTGTAGCAAAAGCCATTTACAAAATTTTAAAATTGAAATAA